From a region of the Pecten maximus chromosome 18, xPecMax1.1, whole genome shotgun sequence genome:
- the LOC117316659 gene encoding X-ray repair cross-complementing protein 5-like, protein MVAIVRRVYSAASGPKLGCLIPHIKADYECLLYVELPFMEDVRQFTFGSLPITKENLSTANNKFAPSGKKTRWF, encoded by the exons ATGGTTGCCATAGTGAGGAGGGTGTACAGTGCAGCATCCGGACCTAAGTTGGGATGTCTCATACCACACATCAAAGCTGACTATGAG TGTTTGCTCTATGTTGAGTTGCCGTTTATGGAAGACGTACGACAGTTCACATTTGGTAGCTTACCTATTACCAAAGAAAATCTGTCAACAGCAAATAACAAATTTGCTCCATCTGGTAAGAAAACACGGTGGTTTTAG